The following proteins are encoded in a genomic region of Cercospora beticola chromosome 8, complete sequence:
- a CDS encoding uncharacterized protein (antiSMASH:Cluster_3): protein MASDLQSKKISFIGGGNMAAAIISGLVSKSFPKSQITVSEPWEVNRQKMADLGVNTTTNNVEAAQGANFIILAVKPQVAKTVCQELASAAFQSENALPVLVSIAAGITAESIRGWTKSKDGKSLPVVRVMPNTPALLGEGASGLYAGEDVSGEQKEQVTALLKSVSRALEWVDREELLDVVTGLSGSGPAYFFAMVEHLVASATKLGLSEEQATRLATQTCFGAGKMLVESSDPPSQLRKNVTSPNGTTQAALESFEASGFAAIVDKAVKAATDRGEELGRTLGSQ from the exons ATGGCATCTGATCTCCAATCCAAGAAAATCTCCTTCATTG GAGGCGGCAACATGGCCGCAGCAATCATCTCCGGCCTAGTCTCCAAATCCTTTCCCAAGTCCCAAATCACCGTCTCCGAACCCTGGGAAGTCAACCGTCAGAAAATGGCAGACCTCGGTGTCAACACAACAACCAACAACGTCGAAGCCGCCCAAGGCGCAAACTTTATCATCCTGGCCGTCAAACCTCAAGTCGCCAAGACCGTTTGTCAAGAACTcgcttctgcagctttcCAGTCAGAAAATGCTCTGCCGGTGCTGGTTTCGATTGCGGCGGGGATTACGGCGGAGAGTATTCGGGGTTGGACGAAGTCGAAGGATGGAAAGTCGTTGCCTGTTGTGAGGGTTATGCCGAATACGCCTGCTTTGCTTGGGGAGGGGGCTAGTGGGCTTTATGCTGGGGAGGATGTTAGTGGGGAGCAGAAGGAGCAGGTTACTGCGCTGTTGAAGAGTGTTAGTCGGGCGCTTGAGTGGGTTGATCGGGAGGAGTTGTTGGATGTTGTTACTGGGTTGAGTGGTTCTGGTCCA GCatacttcttcgccatggtgGAGCACCTCGTGGCGAGCGCAACCAAGCTTGGTCTTTCGGAAGAGCAAGCCACCAGACTTGCCACCCAGACTTGCTTTGGCGCAGGCAAGATGCTCGTCGAGTCTTCAGATCCTCCTTCACAGCTCCGCAAGAACGTCACGAGCCCAAATGGCACAACACAGGCCGCACTGGAAAGCTTCGAGGCATCTGGATTTGCTGCTATTGTGGACAAGGCTGTCAAGGCCGCGACTGACAGAGGCGAGGAACTGGGCCGCACTCTTGGAAGCCAGTAG
- a CDS encoding uncharacterized protein (antiSMASH:Cluster_3) produces MTSQGRPTQNRGIFHSLPTFDESIKGKTAIVTGANGISGFHTMRALLDSPERWTKVWAASRRPPPPEMMELLPKEARSRVEHVACDFLSSPEDIAQQLQDKGVTADYVFFYSYAQPTPKEGAPVWTSLLRNFLGALEISKITPKRFLLQTGAKNYNVHQGPARTPHVESDPRSNVAPNFYYPQEDLLFEYCKNNSTQWNIICPAWVIGAVNNAAMNALHPIAIYAAVQAHKGEKMEYPGALVNWLAPVEHSTAYLTGYLSEWAVLEERCANQKFNASDTCPIPNNRLWPEVARWYGTTSVDRPELDESKVTTLDLGQTEVPLGYGPGAKVSFAWTLQEWATRPENQQAWKEIMEKHNVKHNPFEDVKAHFECGEMVVWSIAGFLSMNKARYFGWTGHVDTLESLFMAYSELNKIGMLPPPVVEKANPLI; encoded by the exons ATGACTTCTCAAGGACGACCAACGCAGAATCGTGGCATCTTCCACAGTCTGCCAACATTCGATGAATCTATCAAAGGCAAGACGGCCATCGTCACAGGCGCAAATGGAATCTCAGGCTTTCATACCATGCGAGCGTTGCTCGATAGTCCCGAACGCTGGACCAAAGTCTGGGCAGCAAGCCGTCGACCGCCTCCACCTGAGATGATGGAACTGCTACCGAAAGAGGCTCGCTCCCGAGTCGAGCATGTGGCCTGTGACTTCTTGTCAAGTCCAGAGGACATcgctcagcagctgcaaGATAAAGGTGTCACAGCAGACTATGTGTTCTTCTACTCTTACGCACAGCCAACGCCGAAAGAGGGTGCTCCAGTTTGGA CATCTTTGCTTCGAAACTTCCTTGGTGCTCTTGAGATCAGCAAGATCACGCCAAAGCGATTTCTGCTGCAGACTGGTGCCAAGAATTACAACGTTCATCAAGGACCTGCCCGCACTCCGCATGTGGAATCTGACCCAAGGAGCAATGTAGCGCCAAAT TTCTACTATCCTCAAGAAGATCTCTTATTCGAGTACTGTAAGAACAACAGCACCCAATGGAATATTATCTGCCCAGCTTGGGTCATCGGTGCAGTCAATAATGCTGCAATGAACGCCTTGCACCCCATCGCTATCTATGCAGCAGTGCAAGCTCACAAAGGCGAGAAGATGGAATATCCAGGCGCACTGGTCAACTGGCTTGCGCCTGTCGAGCACAGTACCGCGTATCTGACTGGCTACCTGTCAGAATGGGCCGTCCTGGAAGAAAGATGTGCCAATCAGAAATTCAACGCTAGTGACACCTGCCCAATCCCGAACAATCGCTTGTGGCCCGAAGTCGCCCGCTGGTACGGCACAACGTCCGTCGATCGACCAGAACTTGATGAGAGCAAAGTCACGACACTTGACCTTGGACAAACAGAAGTACCACTCGGCTATGGGCCCGGGGCTAAGGTGTCTTTCGCCTGGACGCTTCAAGAATGGGCGACAAGACCCGAGAACCAACAAGCTTGGAAGGAAATCATGGAGAAACACAACGTTAAGCACAATCCTTTCGAGGACGTCAAAGCCCATTTTGAGTGTGGTGAGATGGTAGTCTGGTCCATTGCGGGTTTCTTGAGCATGAACAAGGCAAGGTACTTTGGCTGGACTGGACATGTGGATACTTTGGAGAGCTTGTTCATGGCCTACAGCGAGCTGAACAAGATCGGAATGCTACCGCCACCAGTTGTTGAGAAGGCAAATCCGCTGATCTAG